The sequence CTTATGGAACTGTCCAGAATAGAGCGGGAGCTTGGGGAAGCAATTAATACTAAAGTTGATCTGATTACAGACGGGTCTTTAAGCCCGTACATAAGAGAAAGCATTGAAAATGAACTTCTGATGGTAAGTGAATGAAAAATAATAATTTATATATAAAGCATATAATTGATTCCTGTGACAGGGTAACTGAATATATAAACGGGATAGATTACGAAACGTTCAAATTAAAAAATTTGGTTATTGACGCTGTTATCCGGCAGCTTCAGATTATAGGGGAAGCGGCAAAAAAAGTATCTGATGAAATGAAAAACAGCCATGCGGAAATTTCCTGGAAAGATATGGCCGGTATGAGGGATAAGTTAATCCATGATTATTTTGGCGTTGATATAGAGGCGGTTTATTTAACCGCGACAAAGGATGTGCCAAAACTGCGGGAAATGCTGGGGAAGATAAAATTATAAAGGAAAAAGTTTCAGCCGTTTAATCGTAAAGTTATAATCAAATATATAAAAAGGCGATAGACACGTTGTCTGATTGTAATGTTTTTGGCGGTATGGGATAAGGAATTTAAGGAAGTGGAAGGGGAGATAAAAGTAATTTGGGTGTAAAGTTCCGCTAAAATCCTGTAATTTTAATTTTATCCGTTATTCTGTTTTTTTATATTCCAAATTTCGCCTCTCAGGCGTATAATTATTTTAATTTGTTGTTATATTAACATGCGGGAGGGAAAATGGAAAATCAGAATGAGGGTGTGGCAGTTAAAAAACAAATGCCCAAAAGCGTAAAAACCGTCCTTATAAGCTGCGGGGATAAGAAACGGGTAAGATAAAAAAGTGTATAAGTAAAAAATATTAATCTCTGTATAGGGACAGGAGGGTAAATGAAGAAAATATCAGGAATTATTTTTGCAGTAATTGTAATTATTGTTTTTGTTTATGGGTGCAAAAAAACAGTTGATCCTACCGTTCCCGGAGCTCCGGATGTCCGTGCCACAGCGGCAATACAGGAGACTGTTGTAACAGAAATAAGGCAGACGGAAACCCGTCAGGCAGAGGAAACATATGCGGTTGAAGCTTTATCTTTTACTCCCACAAGTACAATGACTTCAACATATGAAAATACACCTACATATACAGTTACTTCCACGCCTCAGCCCGGTTCTGCCTGGAAATGCGGTTCTTTATATGCAGGATATGGAATAAGGCAAAGTACTGTCGGGTTAATTTATAACGGTTTTATATGGCTGATATCAGGTGAATATAAAAAGGATGTGTGGAAATCCGCTGATGGCATAAACTGGCAGAACGTGGCAAGCAGTGCTGCTTTTCCCGGAAGGCACAGCCATTCCGGGGTGGTCTATAATAATAAAATGATGATTATTGGCGGTTATAGCAATGCTGTTACAGGTAATTATTGTCCTGATGTATGGAGTTCTTCTGACGGAGTGACATGGACTCAAAATACCTCAAATGGGGGGTTTGGTGCCAGGCTGAACCACAGTTCTTTGGTTTATAACGGGAAGATCTGGCTTATAGGCGGATTTGCAACAGGAGGGGTATTTAAAAATGATGTTTGGAACAGTGTAGATGGTACAACATGGACAAATGCAACAGCAAGTTCCGCTTTTTCCACACGCAGAGGACACAGCAGTGTTGTTTTCAAAAATAAAATGTGGGTTATAGGCGGGAATAACGTATCAACTTATAAAAACGATGTCTGGAGTTCTTATGATGGAATTACATGGACTCTTGAAACTTCGGCTGCCGGTTTTTCCGGCAGGTATCTGCATAAAACTATTGTTTATGATAATAAAATTTGGGTGATAGGCGGTTATAACGGAAGTATGCTTGCGGATGTATGGTGGTCTGTGGACGGTATAAACTGGGTGCGGTCCACAAGCGATGCTGGATTCAGCGGAAGGGGCGGATTTGCCTGTTTTGCGTTTGATAAAAAAATATGGGTTGCCGCGGGTTCTAATACTTATGATGATGTATGGTATTCGGAATAAAGAAAAAAGAAAAAACGGCTGCGGGCTTTGAAAGCAATATAATAGCAGGAGTTTGATAAAAGCGTAAAGGCTGATGACGGTTAATATTGTTTTAAACAGGAAATTTTAAATATAAGTGTTTTACTCGTATTTGATGTTTAATATACTTTGCATTACTATACTTGTAAGTATACTAAATGATTTTGAAGGGTTTTAATACGGTTTGTAAAGGTTCGGATGTCATAAAAAAAGAATGCAAACAGGCGCCGGACCTTGAAAGTAGAAAGTACTTTTTTATTGTGTCTTGATAAAGTGTATCGGGTTTTTATAAAGCAACAAGAATGAGAAAAGAATCAACCGGGTGGCGGTACTACCCGGTTCAAGTTTGTTATGTTTGACTGAAAAAGCGGAGGGAAGATGAGAAGGATATTAATTTTAGCTGCGTGTATTATTATCAGTACATCCGTATTTGCGGATTCGTATTATGACGGCGGGGCGGCGCGTATTTCGTCGTTGGGGGATCAAAGCACGGCCATACCTGGCCAGAGCAGGATGAATGACAGCTATTACGCCGGTTATGTGTCGTCTTTGCTTAACAGGCCTGTGCAGAACATTTTTGCTGTTGATTTTGGATGGGAAACGCATCTTATAGACAAAAAGGAACTGTATGCAGAGACTTTAATATATACAGGGGACATTGGAATAGTGTATTGGTTTGACAAAGATACGGTTGTTTCGGTTAAACCATACGCGGGGTTTCCTTATAGGGAGAAATATTTAGGCGGGGCTGTTGAAATTGCCCGAAGAATAATCGGAAGGCTGTCAGCGGGTCTTAGCGGGGCTTATTATTTCGTCGATGATACGCAAATGCATCAAAATGTCGGCAAATCTTTTTATCATGCTTCTCTGTCTTTGCTTCCGGAGGACAAAACTGACTGGCTGTTTTCTTTGGCTGTGGGGAATAAAACTGCGGTTTCATATTCATATAATGATGTACTTAGTACGCAGACTTTAAATGATGAAACGTTACGGTTAAGCTTTGCGGTATCTAAAACAGCCCCTGAAGACATAGAGTTTTTGTTTAACATAGGGGCGGGGTTTGGATATGCGGAATATAGAGAAAATTGGTTTGATGGAACATACGAAAAAATAATCTTTGATGATACGCTATTACTTGACGTTAAGTCTGTTTTAAAAAAGAATCTTGGCATTTTTAATGTGGGAATAGACGGACAATACAATTTGTATTCAGATAAAAATGGCGCTAAAAAGACGACATACAGCATTTCGGCAGGCGCTTCTGTTAAAGTGCCGGGAAATATATTAATACCTGCAGAGTTTAATTATTGGGGAAGCAACAAGAATAATTTCTATTATAATCAGGGATATAACCTTAAAACGGATTGTTATACGGGAAAACTGGGGCTTGAATGGGCTGCAACAGAAAAACTTACTTTCAGAACCGGAGTCGGTTATGCAATTCAGTCAGATGAATATTATAATATAGATGATGAGTTGATTGATTATATAAGCGAAGGTGAGGCTAATACAGGGATATTAAATATTAATTTTGGCGCCGGATATAAGCTGGACTACGGTGATATCAACATTGCGGTAAAACATATTAGTTATTACTACTTGCTTGAAGAGAATCTGAGTGATTGGGAAACTATAATGGTTGTGGTTGATAGCAAGTGGTATTTTTAATTTTAAATCAGCAGTAAAAAAATTATAATTTGATCGTAGAAGCAGCAGCTAATGGCGCTTTTTGAGGGTAATATTTTTTTGTTTTTTATTTTCATTTATCCGCCGGAGCATTGTGAAGGCGAGAAGCCCGGTACGGGTTGTTTTAATTTTTTAATAAAAGGAGAAAAAATGAAACGATATGGGCGGGTGGTTAAGCTGGCTGTTATGTTTATGTGTTTGTTTGTATCAGGGGTATATGCAAAAGGAATGTTTGCGTATATATATAACTCTGAAAATTTTAAAAAGATAAAATTTGATCGTTCTTATGTTCCTGATGAATATCAACTGTCAGCCGTTAAATTTATCCTTAAAAATACGTTTGAGAATAACATTCATAAAATGCGCGGTGAAACGGGAAACAAAACTTTTATTTCCAAAGAAAAGGTTGAAGGCGGTTATGCGGAAGCTGTATATGATAAAAATGGCGATTTGGTCAAGAATGACTATAATATGGGAAGTTATAATTATTTCCATGTAGAGGAAGAGCCGATTATGCATTTTGTTGCCGATACACTTCCATGGCTGGAGTTTGGCAATACGTCTAAAGACCCCACGAATTTTAAGGAAAGGCTGTTTTATTATACTTACGACCTTGACAGGGGAATTCAGGCTTATATCTTCCGCGCAAAGGACAAAGAACTTGAAAAGGTTGATTTTAAAAAGCTGTCAAAGGCTGAAAAACTGACTTATCAGTTTTTCTCACATATTATTTTTAATCCGGAGTATAAAGTTAAGCTGAACGAAGTTAACAGGCCAAAACTTAAAGCCGATGGAAAATATTATAAATCTTACTTTATACAGATTCAGAAACTGCTTGGAGTTTATCAGGGTGATAAATAGGGCTGTTTAAATGGTATTTCAAATTGACGGTTTGGAGAGTCGAACGTACAATAATTAAAAGATTTATAATCACGGGAGGGTAGATTGTGAGAAAAAGTATTGTGTTTGTTTTGCTTTTTTCGTTTCTTTTTATTGCGTCATCCGTAAATAGAGAATACACGAAAGAGATAAAATTTCAGGACGAAACGTTTGTAAGGGCAAGCCTTGAAAGTAACAACGGTCAATTCCTTGCTGAATTCATACCTGAAGATACAACGTTTAAGAATTTTGAAAAAATGGTTGCCGTTTATTATTATAAGGGTGATTTGGGGAGCGCGAA is a genomic window of Candidatus Goldiibacteriota bacterium containing:
- a CDS encoding DUF86 domain-containing protein yields the protein MKNNNLYIKHIIDSCDRVTEYINGIDYETFKLKNLVIDAVIRQLQIIGEAAKKVSDEMKNSHAEISWKDMAGMRDKLIHDYFGVDIEAVYLTATKDVPKLREMLGKIKL